In the genome of Magnolia sinica isolate HGM2019 chromosome 2, MsV1, whole genome shotgun sequence, one region contains:
- the LOC131227702 gene encoding mannan endo-1,4-beta-mannosidase 5-like: MATFTRISYIWGVFTLLALLCEAKGPHLRGFVTIKNTHFVVNGSPFLFNGFNSYWMMHVASDPNERHKITDVFREAATAGLTVCRTWAFSDGGDRALQMSPGVYDEYIFQALDFVISEARKYGIHLILSFVNNFNDYGGRPQYVQWAKNAGAPIHGDDDFYTNPVVKNYYKNHVKRVLTRFNTITRTLYKDDPTIMAWELMNEPRCQVDYSGRTVHEWVEEMAKYTKSLDRKHLLEIGMEGFYGDSMPEKKINNPGYQVGTDFIRSNLIREIDFATIHAYPDIWLSGQSDGSQLAFLQRWMASHWRDSKSILKKPLVFAEFGKSKKDPSFTINGRNAFLSIIYQNIYNFARSGGTIAGGLVWQIMAEGMDPYHDGYEIVPSWDPGTNAVITRQSHKMSTLAHIVSRPHNHLWTRPHGVKHGHKVSKTHGHTHDHALHGPHHHSLSGPHGHSSRRPHGGTHGHSLRRHHKARRMAP; this comes from the exons ATGGCTACATTTACTAGAATCAGCTACATTTGGGGTGTTTTTACTCTATTGGCTCTACTTTGTGAAGCTAAGGGTCCCCATCTTAGAGGCTTTGTTACAATAAAAAATACCCACTTTGTCGTGAATGgctctccctttcttttcaatGGCTTCAATTCCTATTGGATGATGCATGTTGCATCTGATCCAAATGAACGGCACAAGATCACTGATGTGTTCCGCGAAGCGGCCACTGCGGGCCTCACCGTATGCCGGACGTGGGCCTTCAGCGATGGAGGTGATCGAGCTCTACAGATGTCGCCTGGGGTCTACGATGAATATATTTTCCAG GCACTAGATTTTGTCATTTCAGAGGCCCGAAAATACGGTATACATCTTATTTTGAGCTTTGTGAATAATTTCAATGACTATGGAGGAAGGCCACAGTATGTACAGTGGGCCAAAAATGCAGGTGCACCGATCCACGGTGACGATGATTTTTATACGAATCCAGTGGTGAAGAATTACTACAAGAATCATGTTAAG AGGGTTCTAACTAGGTTCAACACCATAACTAGAACATTGTACAAAGATGACCCCACGATCATGGCATGGGAGCTCATGAACGAACCGCGTTGCCAAGTGGACTACTCGGGAAGAACAGTGCAT GAATGGGTGGAAGAGATGGCCAAATATACAAAGTCTCTAGACAGGAAACACTTGCTTGAGATTGGGATGGAAGGTTTCTATGGGGATTCAATGCCAGAGAAGAAGATAAACAATCCTGGATATCAAGTTGGGACCGATTTTATAAGAAGTAATCTCATTAGAGAGATTGATTTTGCTACAATACATGCATATCCTGATATATG GCTATCAGGACAAAGCGATGGCTCACAATTGGCATTCTTGCAACGGTGGATGGCAAGTCATTGGAGGGACTCGAAGAGTATACTAAAGAAGCCACTAGTTTTCGCTGAGTTTGGCAAATCGAAGAAAGACCCTAGCTTTACCATAAATGGTAGGAATGCATTCCTTAGCATCATTTATCAGAACATATACAACTTTGCCCGCAGCGGAGGAACCATCGCAGGTGGCTTAGTTTGGCAAATCATGGCAGAGGGGATGGATCCATACCATGATGGTTATGAGATTGTCCCTTCCTGGGATCCCGGCACAAATGCAGTTATTACAAGACAGTCCCACAAAATGTCAACTCTTGCCCATATAGTAAGTAGACCACACAATCATCTGTGGACTAGGCCTCATGGTGTGAAACATGGTCATAAGGTGAGCAAGACCCATGGTCACACACATGATCATGCactacatgggccacaccatcattcGTTGAGCGGGCCACATGGTCATTCTTCGAGGAGACCGCATGGTGGAACACATGGTCATTCATTGAGAAGGCATCACAAGGCGAGGAGGATGGCAccttag
- the LOC131236705 gene encoding uncharacterized protein LOC131236705, with protein sequence MAEAGEFQDWEMLQKTDMGLVQTPYLSQNSRDFEGVEGDSEGAIRSDYFTLENSYAKEAPEGDREGSSVESDNPSWVDPASEPRYAGGAKSEVGFGGIELSCRNSGEFWSDSGSDSSVGRKFGDFDGKGELDCGDDGRREVDFEGIGAARKNSGDFWSDTLKFKDFLGKGEMSFEGIGIKRTNSSEFWSDSSGDDKFRGTDEEIELGSGDFLKMGDGSESGGVAEVEEGERLDSDGFVEGEGGGETDNLVTSHVKSVEAEKKKVVWWKLPLELLKFCAFRISPVWSFSIAAAVMGFVILGRRLYRMKRKSRSIPLKVSLDDKKVTHFMTRAARLNEAFSMVKRAPIVRASLPPVGGVTPWPVMGLR encoded by the exons ATGGCAGAAGCGGGAGAGTTTCAGGATTGGGAAATGCTCCAAAAAACCGACATGGGTCTCGTTCAAACGCCCTATTTGTCTCAGAATTCCAGGGATTTTGAAGGAGTTGAGGGGGATTCCGAAGGTGCGATCAGGTCGGATTACTTCACTCTCGAGAATTCATACGCTAAGGAGGCCCCTGAGGGAGATCGAGAAGGGAGTTCTGTCGAATCGGATAATCCAAGTTGGGTTGATCCTGCATCAGAGCCTCGGTACGCAGGTGGTGCGAAATCGGAAGTGGGTTTTGGGGGAATCGAGCTGTCATGCAGGAATTCGGGTGAATTTTGGTCGGATTCGGGCAGCGACAGTTCAGTTGGTCGGAAATTCGGGGATTTTGATGGAAAAGGCGAGCTGGATTGTGGAGATGATGGGAGAAGAGAAGTAGATTTCGAAGGGATTGGGGCTGCAAGGAAGAACTCAGGTGATTTTTGGTCAGATACTCTGAAATTCAAGGACTTCTTGGGAAAAGGGGAAATGAGTTTTGAGGGAATTGGAATCAAGCGTACTAATTCCAGTGAATTTTGGTCTGATTCGAGCGGTGATGACAAATTCAGGGGCACGGATGAAGAAATTGAATTAGGTTCTGGTGATTTTCTCAAGATGGGAGATGGGTCGGAGTCTGGTGGGGTTGCGGAGGTTGAGGAAGGAGAGAGGTTGGATTCTGATGGGTTTGTTGAAGGAGAGGGAGGTGGAGAAACAGATAATCTTGTTACAAGCCACGTGAAATCGGTTGAGGCGGAGAAGAAGAAGGTGGTTTGGTGGAAGCTGCCTTTGGAGCTTCTGAAGTTCTGTGCTTTCCGGATTAGCCCTGTTTGGTCATTCTCCATCGCCGCAGCTGTGATGGGCTTTGTTATTCTGGGACGGAGATTGTACAGGATGAAGCGTAAGAGCCGGAGCATTCCACTTAAGGTTAGCCTCGACGATAAG AAGGTGACCCACTTCATGACTCGTGCTGCGCGTCTCAATGAAGCATTTTCAATGGTGAAGCGAGCGCCCATTGTCAGAGCATCACTGCCGCCGGTTGGGGGAGTGACCCCATGGCCTGTAATGGGTTTAAGATGA